A genomic window from Flavobacterium johnsoniae includes:
- a CDS encoding 3-keto-disaccharide hydrolase gives MKQIATLFFLFTALFCNAQSGNWQSLFDGKTLNGWKQLTGSANYNVENGMIVGTTVDKSPNSFLASDTRITGDFVLEMETMMSDSISNSGVQFKSNFDPKANDGKGKVYGYQYDVDPTSRKWSGGIYDEGRREWLYPVSNNPKGQILFTPNVFHKVRIECIGQKVKTWLDDQPVSFLVDTLSANQGIIALQVHAIGKAKDAGIKIYWKNIRVQTKNIKELPFPKGVYVAGLTPNKLTSYEEQNGWKLLFDGKTTNGWVGAHKNTFPEKGWKVKEGILQVMASNGDESTNGGDIVSKNEYEAFDLSFDFKLTKGANSGIKYFVTLNEQSKGSAIGLEYQLLDDDVHPDAKLGRDGNRTLASLYDLIKAKKIERFFRKPGNWNTGRVIVYPNNHVEHYLNGVKVLEYDRGSQAFRDLVAQSKYKIWPNFGEAEKGHILIQDHGNEVSFRSIKIKELQ, from the coding sequence ATGAAACAAATTGCAACACTCTTTTTTTTATTTACAGCATTATTTTGCAACGCACAATCTGGTAACTGGCAATCGTTATTTGATGGAAAAACGTTGAATGGATGGAAACAGCTCACAGGTTCTGCCAATTATAACGTAGAAAACGGAATGATCGTTGGTACTACGGTAGATAAATCGCCAAATTCTTTTCTGGCATCTGATACACGCATAACAGGAGACTTTGTACTGGAAATGGAAACCATGATGTCTGATAGTATTTCTAATTCTGGAGTACAGTTTAAAAGTAATTTTGATCCAAAAGCCAATGACGGAAAAGGAAAAGTTTATGGATATCAATATGATGTAGATCCGACTTCCAGAAAATGGAGCGGCGGAATCTACGATGAAGGACGAAGAGAATGGCTTTATCCAGTTTCGAACAATCCAAAAGGACAAATTCTTTTTACTCCTAATGTTTTTCACAAGGTTCGTATTGAATGTATTGGTCAGAAGGTAAAAACATGGCTTGATGATCAGCCAGTTTCTTTTCTGGTAGATACTTTATCTGCAAATCAGGGAATTATTGCGTTGCAAGTTCATGCTATTGGAAAAGCTAAAGATGCTGGCATTAAAATTTATTGGAAAAATATTAGGGTTCAGACTAAAAACATAAAAGAACTTCCTTTTCCAAAAGGAGTTTATGTTGCGGGTTTGACTCCTAATAAATTAACTTCATACGAAGAGCAAAATGGCTGGAAATTATTGTTTGATGGAAAAACGACAAATGGCTGGGTTGGAGCTCATAAAAATACTTTTCCAGAAAAAGGATGGAAAGTGAAAGAAGGCATCTTGCAGGTAATGGCATCAAATGGAGATGAGTCTACGAACGGAGGAGATATTGTGAGTAAAAATGAATATGAGGCATTTGATTTATCATTTGATTTTAAACTAACAAAAGGTGCTAATAGCGGTATAAAATATTTTGTAACATTAAATGAACAAAGTAAAGGTTCTGCAATAGGATTAGAATATCAATTACTTGATGATGATGTTCACCCTGATGCAAAATTAGGCAGAGATGGCAATCGTACACTTGCTTCGCTTTATGATTTAATTAAAGCTAAAAAAATAGAACGTTTTTTCCGTAAGCCTGGAAATTGGAATACAGGAAGAGTGATTGTTTATCCTAATAATCATGTCGAACATTATCTAAATGGCGTTAAAGTTTTAGAATATGACAGAGGCTCGCAAGCATTCCGTGATTTGGTGGCGCAAAGCAAATACAAAATATGGCCAAATTTTGGAGAAGCAGAAAAAGGGCATATTTTGATACAAGATCATGGTAACGAAGTAAGTTTTAGAAGTATTAAAATCAAAGAATTACAATAA
- a CDS encoding Gfo/Idh/MocA family protein, whose amino-acid sequence MKRRDFIRQTGLFTTGLLLHQQILQATVLNEKKKNIAVAVIGCGDRGNGLSFVLKEMPNEFTLKSVCDVLPFRLDQAKTINKANNLKYETDYRKVLDDKKIDAVIIAVPLYLHFEIASAAIKAGKHVYLEKTMTYDANQALALVNLMKQHPKQVLQVGHQYRYTPLYFKVKEMIDKNYLGKVTQIDCRWDRNASWRRPVPSGCTDRQINWRMYKEYSGGLPAELLSHQVDFINWAFNTHPDEIIGTGGIDYYKDGRETYDNVQTILRYSKEGMIGNFGATCSNAKDDYLFKIKGTKGTIQLLVDEGVFFPEKETRKELEVVDGVTGATKIEWNNDGGIPILKEKSKDGSWYALQEFYKTINEGSLPASNVITGATTAFCVHLMNKSIYEDSIQKWKPEFNLTNI is encoded by the coding sequence ATGAAACGCAGAGATTTTATACGCCAGACTGGCTTATTCACAACCGGTTTGTTACTGCACCAACAGATTTTACAAGCAACAGTTTTAAATGAAAAGAAAAAAAATATTGCTGTTGCAGTAATTGGATGCGGCGACAGAGGAAACGGATTAAGTTTTGTTCTTAAAGAAATGCCTAATGAATTTACGCTTAAATCTGTCTGTGATGTTTTGCCTTTTAGACTTGATCAGGCAAAAACAATCAACAAAGCAAATAATTTAAAGTACGAAACAGATTACCGTAAAGTTTTGGATGACAAAAAAATTGATGCTGTAATTATTGCTGTGCCATTATATCTTCATTTCGAAATAGCATCGGCTGCAATTAAAGCTGGTAAGCATGTTTATCTCGAAAAAACAATGACTTATGATGCCAATCAGGCGCTTGCTTTGGTTAATTTAATGAAACAGCATCCGAAGCAAGTATTGCAAGTTGGACACCAATACCGATACACACCGCTTTATTTTAAAGTAAAAGAGATGATTGATAAAAATTATCTTGGAAAGGTTACACAAATTGATTGTCGTTGGGATCGTAATGCAAGCTGGCGAAGACCTGTTCCTTCAGGCTGTACTGACAGACAAATAAATTGGCGCATGTACAAAGAATATTCTGGAGGATTACCAGCCGAACTTTTGTCTCATCAGGTAGATTTTATAAACTGGGCTTTCAACACACATCCTGACGAAATAATCGGAACGGGCGGAATAGATTATTATAAAGATGGCAGAGAAACTTATGATAACGTTCAGACTATTCTTCGATATAGTAAAGAAGGTATGATTGGAAATTTCGGTGCTACTTGCAGTAATGCAAAAGACGATTATTTATTTAAAATTAAAGGAACAAAAGGTACAATTCAATTATTGGTAGATGAAGGTGTTTTCTTTCCTGAAAAAGAAACAAGAAAAGAACTGGAAGTTGTCGATGGCGTTACTGGCGCTACAAAAATTGAATGGAACAATGATGGTGGTATTCCAATTTTGAAAGAGAAATCAAAAGATGGAAGTTGGTACGCTCTTCAGGAATTTTATAAAACGATTAATGAAGGAAGTTTGCCAGCATCGAATGTCATTACAGGCGCTACTACTGCTTTCTGCGTACACTTAATGAATAAATCAATATATGAAGATTCCATCCAAAAATGGAAACCTGAATTTAATCTTACTAATATCTAA
- a CDS encoding RNA polymerase sigma factor, whose product MERFTSENIEYLFHAHYREWCLVSFSYLEDMDEAEDVVQDVVEKVLTQLNNSNEILNLKSYIFIAVKNNSIKRLKKSKRTSTILDNDIFEVSHEENLINYERNTYILDMVDTLPDQSKRVFELCVIEGLKYETAAETLNISINTVKYHLKKSYKTLRSVLQDQFLLLVIALTKIFF is encoded by the coding sequence ATGGAGCGCTTTACTTCAGAGAATATAGAATATTTATTTCATGCCCATTATCGTGAATGGTGTCTGGTTTCTTTTAGCTACTTGGAAGATATGGATGAAGCCGAAGATGTTGTACAGGATGTTGTAGAGAAGGTTTTGACACAATTAAACAATTCAAATGAAATACTAAATCTTAAAAGTTACATTTTCATTGCTGTTAAAAATAATAGCATCAAGCGTCTTAAAAAAAGTAAAAGAACTTCGACAATTTTAGATAATGATATTTTTGAAGTTTCGCACGAGGAAAATTTAATTAATTACGAAAGAAACACTTATATTTTAGACATGGTCGATACTTTGCCAGATCAATCTAAACGAGTGTTTGAATTATGTGTTATCGAAGGTTTAAAATATGAAACCGCTGCAGAAACACTTAATATTTCAATCAATACGGTAAAATATCACTTAAAAAAAAGCTATAAAACCTTAAGATCTGTACTTCAAGATCAGTTTTTATTGCTTGTTATTGCTTTAACAAAAATCTTTTTTTAA
- a CDS encoding TonB-dependent receptor produces the protein MKKTNRMGMKILYYLQLHKTMKLSILCLLVSVFQIHSRGYSQNMKVTLNMENVKIRAVLAQIQSNTNYNFVYNNKKINDEELVTIKMKNKPITQILDNLFKNKNVSYIIKDNLIVLKSNNDTDKKPEISKKQAQAIKISGNVSDAQGIPIPGVGVTEKGSNNATTTDFDGNYSIDVSSRESTLLFSYIGFKTQEIKVNEKSKINVTLSEDRNVLNEVIVVGYGVQKRANLTGAVGQLDGEELQNRPVVNAAQAMQGLVAGLNITQSGGGTLDSRPAINIRGTGTIGDGSNANPLILIDGAEGDINTVNPSDIENISVLKDASTSSIYGSRAAFGVILITTKKGKSGKTIVNINTSTRISSPVTIPNMLDSYSFALFFNDGFLNAGYTPFFTDERIQRIKDFQDGKITNTIPTRAGDPTRWADGYDQGNDNVDWYKAIFKPSVISQETNLSISGGKEGLTYFISGAYLDQPGFMRFNGDQYKRYNTSIRINADLFKWLSLSYTNRFIREDYARPTNMTDGTFADLARQGWPVLPLYDPNGYLYDSPSPALPLRDGGQQNKISDSFIQQLNLVFKLTPDWKLKWDFTYKTINTFQHWDLQMTYNHDVAGNPYVADSKSEIHEDAYKEDYFNSNFYTDYNKSFGKHHFTGLLGMQAESTDNRELGATRQGIIVPNIPVIDATSGTDFYGKLVPPNVNGKYGDWAINGYFGRINYNYDGRYLIEGNLRYDGSSRFRSDSRWVWSPSVSVGWNVAKEDFWKPLENVVGMLKFRGSYGSLANQDTKNWYPTYTTMPVGIANGSWLVNGSRPNTATAPNLIDQALTWETVRTWDVGVDFALFGNKLTGSFDYFNRSTKNMIGPARELPVILGTAVPKSNNTDLETYGFDMNITWKQKLANGFGYSITGLLADNQTKITRYPNLTGDLGTYIQGQLDGNIWGYQTIGIAKTKAEMDAHLNSLPNGGQNSLGNNWDAGDIMYRDVNGDGVINNGANTLSNHGDLVKIGNSTPRYTFGLDLGANYKGFDFRAFFQGVGKRDYWNNTTLFWGMRGSVWDSSGLEQHLDYFRDDASSPLGLNLDSYYPRPVVGQDKNQKTQSRYLINAAYMRLKNLQLGYTLPSKTVEKFGMTNVRFYFSAENIWTLTDIPDMFDPETLDKVGQNGNVYPLSKTFSVGVNVSL, from the coding sequence ATGAAAAAAACCAATAGGATGGGTATGAAAATACTCTATTACCTGCAATTACATAAAACTATGAAATTGAGTATCTTATGTTTATTAGTTTCTGTTTTTCAGATTCACAGTAGAGGCTATTCGCAGAATATGAAGGTTACTTTGAATATGGAAAACGTCAAAATACGTGCTGTATTGGCTCAAATACAGTCAAATACCAATTATAATTTTGTTTATAACAACAAGAAAATAAACGACGAAGAATTGGTAACCATTAAGATGAAAAACAAACCGATAACGCAAATTCTTGATAATTTATTTAAGAATAAAAATGTGTCGTATATTATAAAAGACAACCTTATTGTATTAAAATCGAATAATGATACAGATAAAAAGCCAGAAATTTCAAAGAAGCAAGCTCAAGCAATTAAGATTTCTGGAAATGTTTCAGATGCGCAAGGAATTCCAATTCCTGGAGTGGGCGTAACAGAAAAAGGTTCAAATAATGCTACAACAACGGATTTTGATGGAAATTATAGCATTGATGTTTCTAGTAGAGAATCTACACTGTTATTTTCTTATATAGGATTTAAAACTCAGGAAATAAAGGTAAATGAAAAATCTAAAATTAATGTTACGCTGAGTGAAGACAGAAATGTATTAAATGAGGTTATTGTTGTAGGTTATGGAGTTCAGAAAAGAGCCAATCTTACAGGTGCCGTTGGTCAGCTTGATGGTGAAGAATTACAAAACCGCCCTGTTGTAAATGCAGCTCAAGCAATGCAGGGTTTAGTCGCAGGTTTAAACATTACACAATCTGGCGGTGGAACCTTAGACAGCAGACCGGCAATTAATATTCGTGGAACAGGAACTATTGGAGATGGATCAAACGCTAATCCGCTTATTCTTATTGACGGAGCCGAAGGAGATATTAATACAGTAAATCCAAGTGATATAGAAAATATATCGGTGCTAAAAGATGCGTCTACTTCTTCAATTTATGGATCAAGAGCAGCTTTTGGTGTCATTTTGATTACAACTAAAAAAGGAAAATCAGGAAAAACTATTGTAAATATAAATACCAGCACTAGAATCAGCAGTCCTGTTACAATTCCGAATATGTTGGATTCTTATTCTTTTGCACTTTTTTTTAATGATGGATTCCTAAATGCGGGATATACGCCTTTTTTTACCGATGAGCGTATACAGCGAATAAAAGATTTTCAAGATGGTAAAATTACAAACACAATACCAACCAGAGCCGGCGATCCTACTAGGTGGGCAGACGGCTACGATCAAGGAAATGATAATGTTGACTGGTATAAAGCAATTTTTAAACCTTCTGTAATTTCACAAGAAACCAATCTAAGCATAAGCGGAGGCAAAGAAGGACTTACTTATTTCATATCGGGGGCATATTTAGATCAGCCTGGTTTTATGAGATTTAATGGAGATCAATATAAAAGATATAATACATCAATACGAATTAATGCTGATTTATTTAAATGGCTTTCTCTAAGTTATACCAATCGTTTTATAAGAGAAGATTATGCAAGACCAACCAATATGACAGATGGTACTTTTGCCGATTTGGCGCGTCAAGGATGGCCAGTATTGCCTTTGTACGATCCTAACGGTTATTTGTATGACAGCCCTTCGCCAGCGCTACCTCTTAGAGATGGCGGGCAACAAAATAAAATTTCGGATAGTTTTATACAGCAGTTAAATTTAGTTTTTAAATTAACTCCCGACTGGAAACTGAAATGGGATTTTACTTATAAAACAATCAATACTTTTCAGCATTGGGATCTTCAAATGACATACAATCATGATGTTGCAGGAAATCCATACGTGGCCGACAGCAAATCTGAAATTCACGAAGATGCTTACAAAGAGGATTATTTCAACTCTAATTTTTATACAGATTATAATAAAAGTTTCGGGAAACATCATTTTACTGGACTTTTAGGAATGCAGGCTGAATCTACTGATAATAGAGAACTTGGTGCCACAAGACAGGGAATCATTGTTCCTAATATTCCCGTAATTGATGCTACTTCAGGAACTGATTTTTACGGAAAACTTGTTCCGCCAAATGTAAACGGAAAGTATGGTGATTGGGCGATTAACGGTTATTTTGGACGTATCAACTATAATTATGACGGGCGTTATCTCATTGAAGGTAATCTTCGTTATGATGGTTCTTCACGCTTTCGTTCTGACAGTAGATGGGTATGGTCGCCTTCGGTATCTGTAGGATGGAATGTGGCCAAAGAAGATTTTTGGAAACCACTGGAAAATGTTGTGGGAATGTTGAAATTTAGAGGATCGTACGGTTCTTTAGCCAATCAAGACACAAAAAATTGGTATCCGACTTATACAACGATGCCTGTAGGAATTGCCAATGGATCATGGTTAGTAAATGGCAGCAGACCGAATACAGCTACCGCACCAAATTTAATTGACCAGGCATTAACTTGGGAAACTGTTCGAACATGGGACGTAGGAGTTGATTTTGCTTTATTTGGAAATAAGCTTACCGGTTCCTTTGATTACTTTAATCGTTCAACAAAAAACATGATAGGTCCAGCTCGTGAATTACCTGTTATATTGGGAACAGCTGTTCCAAAATCAAATAATACCGATTTGGAAACTTATGGTTTTGATATGAATATTACATGGAAACAAAAATTAGCAAACGGATTCGGTTATAGTATTACAGGCTTGCTTGCAGACAATCAGACCAAAATTACAAGATATCCAAACTTGACAGGGGATTTAGGAACGTATATTCAAGGGCAATTAGATGGAAATATTTGGGGATATCAAACTATTGGTATTGCTAAAACAAAGGCAGAAATGGATGCTCATTTAAATTCCCTGCCAAACGGTGGACAAAACAGTCTTGGGAATAATTGGGATGCTGGAGATATTATGTATCGAGATGTAAACGGAGATGGTGTAATTAATAATGGAGCGAATACACTTAGTAATCATGGAGATTTGGTTAAAATTGGAAACAGCACACCACGATACACTTTTGGTCTCGATTTAGGCGCAAATTATAAAGGCTTTGATTTTAGAGCATTTTTTCAGGGAGTCGGAAAAAGAGATTATTGGAACAATACCACACTTTTTTGGGGAATGAGAGGCAGTGTTTGGGATTCTAGTGGTTTAGAACAGCATTTGGATTATTTCAGAGATGATGCCAGTAGTCCGCTTGGTTTGAATCTCGATTCTTATTATCCGCGTCCAGTTGTAGGACAAGATAAAAACCAAAAAACACAATCTAGATATCTTATCAACGCCGCTTATATGAGACTGAAAAATTTACAGTTAGGATATACATTGCCCTCTAAAACTGTTGAAAAGTTTGGGATGACAAACGTAAGATTTTATTTTTCGGCAGAAAACATTTGGACATTGACCGATATTCCAGACATGTTTGATCCAGAAACTCTTGATAAGGTTGGGCAAAATGGTAATGTTTATCCGTTGTCAAAAACCTTCTCAGTTGGAGTTAATGTTTCCCTTTAA
- a CDS encoding FecR family protein — protein sequence MDIAEIIIKKLNEQLNTVEKQFFTEWYESSSENRELYKRLELIKLKTGKTPDISAIDSSVAFDKVLSNFKSKRKRRSIKTVMKYAAIGLIFIVGGYSVWQFSNSNHNNVIDPHAVTLDMGNGNIISLSDQNQQDILDEDGNFLGKKTGNEIDYTKAAKRNETAYNCLKVPNGKTFNVRLADGTLVHMNAGSSLKFPTVFSLENFRKVKLTGEAFFEVSKDKKHPFIVNVNQLDITVVGTKFNVSSYPEDVSIKTVLVEGSVKLAERGTKAQFLKPGFEAEWNPKSKKINFSKVDTSIATRWMKKGLVISQLPFDKIITKLERYYGVKIENRNKTINNQIYTAEFEDVSIDQVLSTFQVDTEFNYKIENKKVIIY from the coding sequence ATGGATATAGCAGAGATTATAATCAAAAAATTAAATGAACAGCTAAATACAGTAGAAAAGCAATTTTTTACAGAATGGTACGAGTCTTCTTCTGAAAATAGGGAGCTTTATAAACGACTTGAATTAATTAAGCTCAAAACAGGAAAAACCCCTGATATTTCTGCCATAGATTCTTCTGTTGCATTTGATAAGGTGCTATCAAATTTTAAATCCAAAAGAAAAAGACGCTCCATAAAAACGGTCATGAAATATGCGGCCATCGGTTTAATTTTTATAGTTGGTGGTTATAGTGTTTGGCAATTCTCAAATTCAAATCATAATAATGTCATTGATCCACATGCTGTTACTCTGGATATGGGAAATGGGAATATCATTTCACTTTCAGATCAAAATCAGCAAGATATACTGGATGAAGATGGTAATTTTCTTGGAAAAAAAACTGGTAATGAAATAGATTATACCAAAGCTGCTAAGCGAAATGAAACAGCGTATAATTGTTTGAAAGTTCCAAACGGTAAAACTTTTAATGTACGATTAGCTGATGGAACTCTAGTGCACATGAATGCAGGTTCTTCCTTAAAATTTCCTACCGTATTTTCTTTGGAAAATTTCAGAAAAGTAAAGCTTACAGGGGAAGCTTTTTTTGAAGTTAGCAAAGATAAAAAACACCCTTTTATTGTTAATGTTAATCAGTTGGACATTACGGTTGTTGGAACCAAATTCAACGTGAGTTCTTATCCTGAAGATGTTAGCATCAAGACTGTGCTTGTAGAAGGATCGGTAAAATTGGCTGAAAGAGGAACTAAAGCGCAATTTTTAAAACCTGGCTTTGAAGCAGAGTGGAATCCTAAAAGTAAGAAAATCAATTTCTCTAAGGTAGATACTTCAATTGCAACAAGATGGATGAAAAAAGGTTTAGTCATCTCACAGCTTCCTTTTGACAAAATAATAACTAAGCTCGAAAGATATTATGGAGTTAAAATAGAAAACAGAAATAAAACGATTAACAATCAGATATACACGGCTGAATTTGAAGATGTTTCAATCGATCAGGTTCTAAGTACGTTTCAGGTTGATACCGAGTTCAATTATAAAATAGAAAACAAAAAAGTTATTATCTATTAA